From Gimesia panareensis, the proteins below share one genomic window:
- a CDS encoding formylglycine-generating enzyme family protein, producing MKISNVIYLLLPVVMLSLAVTKTTQAADPSAKGDSKQIDLGEEVSLEVLYIPPGKFMMGSTPEEKAWATGIEGGATPGTTRESYEGEMPRPMQVKDGFWMGRTEVSVGQFKRFVAETGYVSDAEKPGGETQVFDPNWKITAKAPPHPWISVKDKSWRDPGFGFPLRDCYPVVCVSWNDGRAFCKWLTEREKKAGRLPDGLVYRLPTEAEWAYACRGGSTESHYFWWGDDLRDGEGRLNISAVDFLPGRNKIWPLANAPWSDGFAFVSPVDQYGEMGRNGFGLADMCGGVWEIVLDHFDPKGGHEEVYLVEQNRRPVCRGGNYFDVPGNARCAVRLGLKSDYYSDSRDGFRICLGVPRG from the coding sequence ATGAAAATCTCAAACGTGATTTATCTATTGTTGCCTGTTGTCATGCTCAGTCTTGCCGTGACGAAAACAACTCAGGCCGCCGACCCGTCTGCAAAGGGAGATTCAAAACAGATTGATCTGGGCGAAGAGGTTTCTCTGGAGGTCCTTTACATACCGCCGGGCAAATTCATGATGGGCAGTACCCCGGAAGAGAAAGCCTGGGCGACCGGCATTGAAGGAGGTGCGACGCCGGGCACGACGCGGGAATCATACGAAGGAGAAATGCCCCGTCCGATGCAGGTCAAAGACGGTTTCTGGATGGGCCGCACCGAGGTGAGTGTGGGACAGTTCAAACGGTTTGTCGCCGAAACGGGCTACGTGAGCGATGCCGAGAAACCAGGCGGAGAAACGCAGGTCTTTGATCCCAACTGGAAGATCACGGCCAAAGCGCCGCCGCACCCCTGGATTTCGGTGAAAGACAAGAGCTGGCGGGATCCAGGTTTCGGGTTTCCCCTCCGCGACTGTTATCCGGTGGTCTGCGTGAGCTGGAACGACGGTCGCGCGTTCTGCAAATGGCTTACCGAGCGGGAAAAGAAAGCGGGGCGCCTGCCGGATGGGTTAGTCTATCGTCTGCCGACCGAAGCCGAGTGGGCGTATGCCTGCCGGGGGGGAAGTACGGAGAGCCATTATTTCTGGTGGGGCGATGATCTGCGCGACGGCGAAGGTCGGCTGAATATTTCCGCGGTCGATTTTCTGCCCGGCCGCAACAAAATCTGGCCGCTGGCGAATGCCCCCTGGAGTGACGGCTTCGCGTTTGTCTCTCCCGTCGATCAATATGGTGAGATGGGCCGCAATGGTTTTGGACTGGCCGACATGTGTGGCGGCGTGTGGGAGATTGTCCTCGATCACTTCGATCCAAAAGGAGGCCATGAAGAAGTCTATTTAGTGGAACAGAATCGTCGTCCGGTCTGCCGGGGCGGAAACTACTTCGACGTGCCCGGCAACGCCCGCTGTGCCGTCCGCCTGGGGCTCAAGAGCGATTATTATTCCGATTCCCGCGACGGCTTTCGGATTTGCCTGGGAGTGCCTCGGGGGTGA
- a CDS encoding WD40 repeat domain-containing protein, protein MSLAVFIQNRKWFVLLAILTVLVLLLFVITRSDFEAAWSLPAGESGNYYEIRISPDGECLLGVKNNRLELFDLKSKQRKWQIDKSFLPAIAWLDNERILAVPSEGTRDLMIYSREEGTLLGKTIYAAGCTDVSCCGELVVGTGGDTLKDFLGFGQPFVLRRADLRGFVCKDADGEVQLILDCDDASGRSITACRIEDDQYRIAVTYDSHCPAKICTLTMTEESGIHGRCPPSIKVDLIQEMAVPDGSRVILSTDGRFLVMLSSDGLSRYDWAGSDYQQKSQFKTPIDVNADGKCLAISPDNHWIACCTGSEVLVLNSTDLRLTGRIRSAAYALCFTPDSRQLAIAQDMGVSAFYME, encoded by the coding sequence ATGAGTCTGGCGGTGTTCATTCAAAACCGGAAGTGGTTTGTTCTGCTGGCGATTTTGACGGTGTTGGTCTTGTTACTGTTCGTCATTACTCGTTCGGATTTTGAAGCCGCCTGGTCTCTACCCGCTGGGGAAAGTGGAAATTATTATGAGATCCGGATCTCACCCGACGGCGAGTGTCTGCTCGGGGTAAAGAATAACCGGCTGGAATTGTTCGATCTGAAATCGAAGCAACGAAAGTGGCAGATTGACAAAAGTTTTTTGCCTGCCATTGCCTGGCTCGATAATGAGCGGATACTCGCGGTCCCTTCAGAAGGAACGCGGGATCTGATGATCTACTCCCGAGAAGAGGGAACTCTGCTCGGGAAAACAATCTACGCAGCCGGCTGTACTGACGTCAGCTGTTGCGGTGAACTTGTGGTGGGGACGGGTGGCGATACATTGAAAGACTTTTTAGGTTTCGGTCAGCCATTTGTGCTGCGACGCGCTGACTTGAGAGGGTTTGTTTGTAAAGATGCTGACGGTGAAGTCCAACTTATCCTGGACTGTGACGACGCCTCCGGTCGCTCCATTACAGCGTGCCGGATTGAGGATGATCAATATCGGATCGCTGTCACATACGATTCGCATTGCCCGGCCAAAATCTGCACTCTGACAATGACAGAAGAATCAGGTATTCACGGACGCTGTCCGCCTTCGATCAAAGTTGATCTGATTCAGGAAATGGCAGTCCCTGATGGCTCCCGTGTGATCTTGAGCACAGATGGTCGTTTTCTCGTCATGCTGAGTTCTGATGGGCTCAGCAGGTATGACTGGGCGGGCAGTGACTACCAGCAGAAGTCGCAGTTTAAAACACCCATTGATGTCAACGCAGATGGAAAGTGCCTGGCGATATCACCCGATAACCACTGGATCGCCTGTTGTACGGGGTCTGAAGTGCTGGTGCTGAATTCGACAGACCTTCGACTAACTGGCCGGATTCGTTCTGCCGCGTATGCCCTCTGTTTCACTCCCGATTCCCGTCAACTGGCAATTGCACAGGACATGGGAGTATCAGCTTTTTATATGGAATAG
- a CDS encoding HEAT repeat domain-containing protein, giving the protein MMMPKFHLKYNRAGLGCLLFFIGTPLALLLFWRLAPSSWILRFELQNQMGRMAYDTSRSAGPEAVPVLQEYLAHQNPGTRIMTINATGAYIGSHQGSSQSLITTLCQLAQHDASLSVQQHSITALRSVSGTSTEVDLTAVKLMHHQSEAIRREAKELLLIRIIRGIDLSPEVCTVREQLRPALDRADPEGCAAKILKAFLEECGPAQNE; this is encoded by the coding sequence ATGATGATGCCGAAATTTCATCTGAAATATAATCGCGCCGGCCTGGGATGCCTGTTGTTTTTCATCGGTACTCCTCTGGCATTGCTCCTGTTCTGGCGGCTGGCACCCTCCAGTTGGATACTGCGTTTTGAACTACAGAATCAGATGGGAAGGATGGCCTATGACACCAGCAGGTCAGCAGGACCAGAAGCAGTTCCGGTACTTCAGGAATACCTGGCTCATCAAAATCCAGGCACTCGAATCATGACGATCAACGCAACGGGTGCCTATATTGGATCTCATCAGGGAAGCAGCCAGTCTTTGATCACCACACTTTGTCAGCTGGCTCAGCATGACGCAAGCCTGTCAGTACAACAGCATTCAATCACCGCGCTCAGAAGTGTTTCTGGTACTTCAACCGAAGTCGACTTAACCGCTGTGAAACTGATGCATCACCAGAGCGAAGCCATTCGCAGGGAAGCCAAAGAATTACTGCTGATTCGCATTATCAGAGGAATTGATCTTTCACCTGAAGTTTGTACTGTTCGTGAGCAGTTAAGACCTGCACTCGATCGAGCAGATCCAGAAGGCTGTGCTGCCAAAATTCTCAAAGCATTTCTGGAAGAGTGTGGACCTGCTCAGAATGAATGA
- a CDS encoding metallophosphoesterase family protein, which translates to MKIGILSDSHNHLERTERAVALLQDAGAEVLFHCGDLATPEIVAACAVLPFYFTFGNHDCDSVPLLEQAAKAQGAHCLQWGGEVKLASKRIALVHGHITRDLKTLLAAEPDYLLTGHSHQTHDFREGSTRRINPGALFRAKAFTVATLDLTTDDLQWIEVPR; encoded by the coding sequence GTGAAAATCGGCATTCTCTCAGACTCGCATAACCATCTCGAACGGACCGAGCGGGCTGTCGCACTTCTACAGGACGCGGGAGCCGAAGTGCTGTTTCACTGTGGTGATCTGGCGACCCCCGAAATCGTCGCCGCCTGTGCGGTACTCCCTTTCTATTTTACGTTTGGCAATCACGACTGCGATTCCGTCCCTCTGCTCGAACAGGCGGCCAAGGCACAGGGCGCTCATTGTCTGCAGTGGGGCGGCGAAGTCAAGCTCGCTTCAAAACGAATCGCCCTGGTGCACGGTCACATTACTCGCGATCTGAAAACCCTGCTGGCAGCCGAGCCCGATTACCTGCTCACCGGCCATTCACATCAGACCCACGATTTCCGGGAAGGCAGCACCCGCCGCATCAATCCGGGCGCCCTGTTCCGCGCCAAGGCCTTCACCGTCGCCACGCTGGATCTGACCACCGATGACCTGCAGTGGATTGAGGTACCGCGATGA
- a CDS encoding DUF2256 domain-containing protein has product MTHRKSELPEKRCAACGRPFTWRKKWARVWEEVRYCSTRCRRNRKQAE; this is encoded by the coding sequence ATGACGCACCGAAAATCAGAACTGCCGGAAAAACGCTGCGCCGCCTGCGGGCGGCCTTTTACCTGGCGAAAGAAATGGGCTCGCGTCTGGGAGGAAGTCAGGTATTGCAGCACACGCTGCCGTCGTAACAGAAAGCAGGCAGAGTGA
- a CDS encoding cupin domain-containing protein, with translation MNDTTIKKVDAAHSPQGSMGQKYLASGVSLSMRLWEEEPGSVDPQPMSRDYEVVGYVIKGTAELELEGQKLLLNPGESWLVPKHAVHRYQILEPFVAVEATAPPAQVHDRDSK, from the coding sequence ATGAACGATACCACAATTAAAAAAGTAGACGCTGCTCATTCTCCGCAGGGATCCATGGGACAGAAATACCTGGCATCCGGGGTTTCTCTTTCGATGCGTCTCTGGGAAGAAGAACCGGGGTCTGTCGACCCGCAACCGATGAGTCGGGATTATGAAGTCGTCGGCTACGTCATCAAAGGAACTGCCGAACTGGAACTGGAAGGCCAGAAGCTGCTGCTCAACCCGGGCGAAAGCTGGCTGGTCCCCAAGCATGCGGTCCATCGCTATCAGATCCTGGAACCGTTCGTCGCCGTCGAAGCGACAGCCCCGCCGGCGCAGGTCCACGACCGTGACAGTAAATAA
- a CDS encoding SGNH/GDSL hydrolase family protein, with the protein MNLLRMPSLKILLPLCILFLTIVTSVRAEHEGKIQILLLGDSTTEGSIPRRLKPEGPHLESVIEQLLAAEGDLPACHVVNSSLSGEYIKRLFDSGRYDRDAAKLPGVDYIFIRYGLNDRAKREDFTENFPKDFHALLARLRKDHPQAVLIPMTVIPFANEEVSKEINDLVFGVAKEEGLEVFDIYPRYAAELQKGQNMLNYRRYPVEKVPAKYQDLIKPFISGGRVVVMANELDPILGHLPGWYSDRHPNLAGYNVIADETAKYLAPKLRARKTKSEK; encoded by the coding sequence ATGAACTTACTGCGTATGCCCTCCCTCAAAATTCTACTGCCGTTGTGCATCCTTTTTTTGACAATCGTGACCTCTGTCCGGGCGGAGCATGAAGGCAAGATTCAAATCCTCCTGCTGGGAGACAGCACGACCGAGGGAAGCATTCCCCGGCGGCTGAAACCGGAAGGGCCGCACCTGGAATCCGTGATCGAACAGCTGCTGGCAGCGGAAGGAGATTTGCCGGCCTGTCATGTGGTGAACTCCAGTCTGAGCGGCGAATACATCAAACGGCTGTTCGATTCGGGTCGCTATGATCGCGACGCTGCCAAGCTGCCGGGCGTGGATTATATCTTCATCCGCTATGGCTTAAATGACCGGGCCAAGCGGGAAGACTTCACGGAAAACTTTCCCAAAGACTTCCACGCACTGCTGGCCCGTCTCCGCAAGGACCACCCGCAGGCGGTGCTGATCCCGATGACGGTGATTCCGTTTGCCAATGAAGAAGTGAGCAAAGAGATCAACGATCTGGTGTTCGGGGTCGCAAAAGAAGAGGGTCTGGAGGTGTTCGACATCTACCCGCGGTACGCTGCCGAACTGCAGAAGGGGCAGAACATGCTCAATTACCGCCGGTATCCCGTGGAGAAAGTTCCTGCAAAATACCAGGACCTGATCAAACCATTTATTTCAGGCGGTCGGGTGGTTGTGATGGCTAATGAGCTGGATCCAATCCTGGGGCACCTGCCCGGCTGGTACTCGGACCGGCATCCGAACCTGGCAGGGTACAATGTGATTGCCGACGAAACGGCGAAATATCTCGCACCGAAACTGCGTGCCCGCAAAACGAAATCAGAAAAGTAA
- a CDS encoding FAD-dependent oxidoreductase produces the protein MTGDFEQQGPGRSNRIKEQFAGMGTLVDTCLEALPDDSEDLFFWKLSDIRAHEWTRGRVVLLGDAAAGFLPTAGIGASMAMESAAVLADELSRTNTQFLEHALLLYEKRRKHRVESTQNDSRHLAKMMFIKSATVAHIRDVATKFYSLEQLASSIAKAFDEPI, from the coding sequence GTGACAGGCGACTTCGAACAACAGGGACCGGGCCGCAGCAATCGTATCAAAGAACAATTCGCCGGAATGGGAACGCTCGTTGATACCTGCCTGGAAGCGCTCCCCGACGACAGCGAAGATCTGTTCTTCTGGAAGCTCTCTGACATCCGCGCCCACGAATGGACCCGGGGCCGCGTGGTCCTGCTGGGAGATGCCGCTGCCGGATTCCTCCCCACCGCCGGCATCGGTGCTTCGATGGCCATGGAATCGGCGGCGGTCCTGGCGGATGAATTGTCCCGCACCAACACACAGTTCCTGGAGCACGCGCTTTTGCTATATGAAAAACGCCGCAAGCACCGCGTGGAAAGCACCCAGAACGACTCCCGACACCTGGCGAAAATGATGTTCATCAAATCCGCCACCGTCGCCCACATCCGTGACGTCGCCACGAAATTCTATTCGCTGGAGCAGCTGGCCAGTTCGATTGCAAAGGCGTTTGACGAACCGATCTGA
- a CDS encoding FAD-dependent oxidoreductase: MRILIVGAGIGGMTLAALLKQRGYHPTLIERAANFDHAGYMLGLWPLGYRVLHGLGLYEQFAAETLECKHYEVRDNHGELVKHWSMAPISDRFGPNLSCTRPQLVKLLHSAIDDLDLRFNTTLETLEDNGETVTASFNDGSTETFDLVVGADGIHSKVRQMIFGEQPYYHTNWGGWVWWVDLDQVPPGNLRRTLGCRPLLWHLSHD, translated from the coding sequence ATGCGGATTCTCATCGTCGGAGCCGGTATTGGAGGCATGACCCTGGCGGCCCTGTTGAAGCAGCGGGGATACCACCCTACGCTCATCGAACGGGCTGCCAATTTTGATCACGCCGGTTATATGCTCGGTCTCTGGCCGCTCGGCTATCGTGTGCTGCATGGATTGGGGCTTTACGAACAGTTCGCCGCCGAGACCCTCGAATGCAAACATTATGAAGTCCGCGACAATCATGGTGAGCTCGTCAAGCACTGGTCGATGGCGCCGATCTCCGACCGCTTCGGCCCCAATCTGAGCTGCACGCGTCCCCAGTTAGTCAAGCTCCTGCATTCTGCCATCGACGATCTCGACCTTCGTTTCAATACCACACTGGAAACACTGGAAGACAACGGCGAAACGGTCACCGCATCATTCAATGATGGCAGTACCGAAACCTTCGATCTCGTCGTCGGTGCCGACGGCATTCATTCGAAGGTCCGCCAGATGATCTTCGGCGAGCAGCCTTACTACCACACCAACTGGGGGGGCTGGGTCTGGTGGGTCGACCTCGATCAAGTCCCCCCAGGAAACCTTCGTCGAACACTGGGGTGCCGGCCGCTTCTTTGGCATCTATCCCACGACTGA
- a CDS encoding DUF4177 domain-containing protein produces MAIFICAQCGHTEETPDEFIGKKARCLSCQTMGTIQPKPPEPQPQIPEPLGKETNTSLPPQDFIETETPVTKTPTTALKTQSLSLVLVILVSSILVVQLLSILLNASTTPQWEYKIVSPKDSVLTDELNELGTQGWEVVTARRASGYNDSFSYEMILKRPR; encoded by the coding sequence ATGGCAATATTTATCTGCGCCCAGTGCGGACATACCGAAGAAACACCAGATGAGTTTATCGGCAAAAAAGCGCGTTGCCTCAGCTGTCAGACGATGGGAACGATCCAGCCCAAACCACCCGAACCTCAACCACAAATTCCTGAGCCTCTTGGAAAGGAAACGAATACCAGTCTCCCACCTCAGGATTTCATAGAAACCGAAACTCCTGTAACGAAAACGCCGACGACTGCTCTTAAAACGCAGTCTCTTTCACTTGTGCTTGTCATACTGGTGTCATCGATCCTTGTAGTCCAACTTCTCAGCATCTTGCTCAACGCTTCCACTACCCCTCAATGGGAATATAAAATTGTCTCACCAAAAGACTCAGTTTTAACTGACGAACTCAATGAACTGGGGACTCAGGGTTGGGAAGTGGTGACTGCCAGACGTGCCTCGGGCTATAATGACTCATTCTCATATGAAATGATTCTGAAACGTCCCCGATAA
- a CDS encoding 3-hydroxyacyl-ACP dehydratase FabZ family protein — translation MKTYRHEFPSVEDYLHHRPPYLMVDDIQSISDTEIITTRRITGDEYFLQGHFPGAPVVPGAMLQEMTTQSAGILIAARYNPMPEYNTHDPHFNEYALGVLVKVEQARFKGFARPGDQLEIRVHLNERLSGIFDFQAAIALEDKVIMRNQFQLTNIESSVLIGPVEV, via the coding sequence ATGAAAACATACCGGCACGAATTTCCGTCCGTGGAAGACTATCTGCACCACAGGCCTCCGTATCTGATGGTCGATGATATCCAGTCGATTTCGGATACAGAGATTATCACGACCCGACGGATCACCGGTGATGAGTACTTTCTCCAGGGGCATTTTCCGGGAGCGCCGGTGGTGCCGGGGGCGATGCTGCAGGAGATGACGACGCAGTCGGCGGGGATACTGATCGCGGCCCGCTACAACCCGATGCCGGAGTACAACACTCACGATCCCCACTTCAATGAGTATGCCCTGGGTGTGCTGGTGAAAGTGGAACAGGCCCGCTTTAAGGGCTTTGCCCGACCCGGGGATCAGCTGGAAATCCGGGTGCATCTGAACGAACGGCTGAGCGGCATCTTCGATTTTCAAGCTGCGATTGCGTTGGAAGACAAAGTCATCATGCGGAATCAGTTCCAGCTGACCAATATCGAGTCGAGCGTGCTTATCGGTCCGGTGGAGGTGTAA
- a CDS encoding J domain-containing protein, translated as MSDPGEPQWDLLPDQPEQFFSLSGEYDVRDLKRSYNALIKRFKPEKYPEEFQRIRAAYERLNDALRYGETPHQGTIPLESQFDWSSLPVPGQQPRDLPEDQTPVSPAGSSQEDPNSESAPLIEFLELHERVKQEPLPELYEDLRSLPHKTPYDYYALALISDLLSEEELSFPLWLLKGLKAHPEEPALFELLHQYFLTNQTINGLGKLLVQTSRIIRNDRFYYLTENAWDLLLREVPFSRFRQVLETCESNLLDHRVDHMLVFYVHLLKAALWKADPGWIRMTLAQIDEYHERMTFWLEQEYEFLFLIRSYQEQREEFLKGGPVRKLIDQTIIDYCTQNEQTADRRFLECQLTLVSQRDEVLEEFDVPSRNCETVVYLWETIAADVSQRIDTDWLPDDPATLQEQTSQLAGRLFAEGEGAEYRKAVKIPRLAFTLIFLISMLVIMLCLINKSDSISGTLLIVGFLFLFNGVAFIISHLFTDMVTQEFYLSWWRRQLMTFYQSHWFPLPYLAAELKRLNGTRIDNQKFRGLGEIAHMVRNDAGLWFYSTAQRLLSACQ; from the coding sequence ATGAGCGATCCAGGCGAACCTCAGTGGGACCTGTTACCAGATCAGCCCGAACAGTTTTTCTCACTGTCGGGCGAGTATGACGTCCGCGATCTGAAACGCAGCTATAATGCGCTGATCAAACGCTTTAAACCGGAAAAATATCCCGAAGAATTTCAGCGGATCCGGGCTGCTTACGAACGGCTCAACGATGCACTGCGCTATGGAGAAACCCCTCACCAGGGAACCATTCCATTAGAATCACAATTCGACTGGTCAAGCCTGCCTGTGCCCGGCCAGCAGCCGCGCGATCTGCCTGAGGACCAGACGCCCGTCTCACCGGCTGGCTCCAGCCAGGAAGACCCGAATTCCGAATCCGCCCCGTTGATTGAATTCCTGGAGTTGCACGAACGGGTGAAACAGGAACCGCTGCCGGAACTCTACGAGGATCTCAGATCCCTGCCGCATAAAACACCCTACGATTATTACGCACTGGCACTGATCTCCGATCTGTTGTCGGAAGAAGAACTGTCTTTCCCGCTGTGGCTGTTGAAAGGCTTGAAAGCCCACCCGGAAGAGCCGGCCCTGTTTGAGTTATTGCATCAGTATTTTCTGACCAACCAGACCATCAACGGGCTGGGGAAGCTGCTGGTGCAGACATCGCGGATCATTCGCAATGACCGGTTTTATTATCTGACAGAAAATGCCTGGGACCTCCTGCTCAGAGAGGTTCCCTTCAGCCGGTTTCGGCAGGTTCTGGAAACCTGCGAGTCAAATCTGCTCGATCATCGTGTCGATCACATGCTGGTTTTTTATGTGCATCTGCTTAAAGCCGCGCTCTGGAAAGCGGATCCCGGCTGGATCCGGATGACCCTGGCACAGATCGACGAATACCACGAGCGGATGACTTTCTGGCTCGAACAGGAATACGAGTTTCTGTTTTTGATCCGCAGCTACCAGGAACAGCGGGAGGAATTTTTAAAAGGGGGACCGGTCAGAAAGCTCATCGATCAGACGATCATTGATTACTGCACGCAAAACGAACAGACAGCGGATCGCCGTTTTCTGGAATGTCAGCTGACGCTGGTTTCGCAGCGGGATGAAGTTCTGGAAGAGTTCGATGTCCCCTCTCGGAACTGCGAAACTGTGGTCTACCTCTGGGAGACCATCGCCGCTGATGTCTCACAACGGATCGACACCGACTGGCTGCCGGACGATCCTGCCACGCTGCAGGAACAGACTTCTCAACTGGCGGGCCGCCTGTTTGCCGAAGGTGAAGGTGCCGAATACCGCAAGGCGGTCAAGATCCCCAGACTGGCGTTCACACTGATCTTCCTGATCTCAATGCTCGTGATCATGCTCTGCCTGATCAACAAATCAGATTCGATCTCCGGGACCCTTTTGATCGTGGGCTTCCTGTTTCTGTTCAACGGTGTGGCCTTCATCATCAGTCACCTGTTTACCGATATGGTCACCCAGGAATTTTATCTTTCCTGGTGGCGTCGACAGCTGATGACCTTCTACCAGTCACACTGGTTTCCCCTGCCCTACCTGGCTGCAGAATTGAAACGCCTGAACGGAACCCGGATCGACAATCAGAAATTCCGGGGACTGGGAGAAATCGCACACATGGTCCGCAATGATGCAGGCCTCTGGTTTTATTCGACCGCCCAACGGCTGCTTTCTGCCTGCCAGTAA
- a CDS encoding Hsp70 family protein, with amino-acid sequence MTHIIGIDLGTSNSLCAIFEDGAPKLIPNAHGSVITPSVISISDDDRVLVGTAAKETRVTQPERCAWVFKRLMGTDRKVEIGGQVFTATEMSSLVLQSLKQDAEAYLGEEVHDAIITVPAYFNDHQRNATKQAGELAGLNVRRIINEPTAAALTYGFHDRQAEKKLIVIDLGGGTFDVTAMEVFEGTLEIISTAGESMLGGEDFTNRILAKVLTSQKLQVEIAEVKHPLLVSRLKQECETAKCTLAREPEAKIRIPNLQGEMEAEAPTYTITREEFQQIVDALVKRLARPIAKAVRDSRIAPQEFDSVILVGGATRMEAVRGFIREFFGVEPLCTHNPDEVVALGAAVQAALIQDDRAVEDMVMTDVCPFTLGTEVIKEFGRRQVNGYYLPIIHRNTTIPVSREEVVGTVEPNQREMTINIYQGEGRKVEDNLFLGTLKVKGIPPGPSGKPVHLRFTYDLNGILEVEAYIPETGTKFKTVLTQHAKLTSKSEIDAAVKKLQKLKFYPRDDVKNQHLVRYAERVIGEVSPFQRDELESSIDFFEQAMASGDRDFFEQAKQNLLTSLAALGFCYDEDDQEFQV; translated from the coding sequence ATGACACACATCATTGGTATCGATCTGGGCACCTCCAATTCCCTGTGCGCCATTTTTGAGGACGGCGCGCCCAAACTTATCCCCAACGCCCATGGTTCAGTGATTACTCCTTCGGTCATCAGTATTTCCGACGACGACCGTGTGCTGGTCGGCACTGCCGCTAAAGAGACCCGCGTCACTCAGCCCGAGCGATGTGCCTGGGTGTTCAAGCGGTTGATGGGAACGGATCGCAAAGTCGAAATCGGCGGGCAAGTCTTTACAGCAACGGAGATGTCCAGCCTGGTATTACAGTCCCTGAAGCAGGACGCGGAAGCTTACCTGGGCGAGGAAGTCCACGACGCCATCATCACGGTGCCCGCGTATTTCAATGACCACCAGCGGAATGCCACCAAACAGGCCGGTGAGCTGGCAGGCCTGAATGTCCGCCGGATTATCAACGAACCGACGGCAGCGGCGCTGACCTATGGTTTTCATGACAGACAGGCCGAGAAAAAGCTGATCGTCATCGACCTCGGCGGTGGCACCTTCGATGTGACGGCAATGGAAGTATTCGAAGGAACGTTGGAAATCATCTCGACCGCCGGCGAGAGCATGCTGGGAGGTGAAGATTTCACCAACCGTATCCTGGCGAAAGTGCTCACCTCTCAGAAGCTGCAGGTCGAGATCGCGGAGGTCAAACATCCCCTGCTGGTCAGTCGGCTCAAGCAGGAATGCGAGACAGCCAAATGTACCCTCGCACGGGAACCGGAAGCCAAAATCCGCATTCCCAATCTGCAGGGAGAAATGGAAGCAGAGGCCCCCACTTACACCATTACCCGTGAAGAATTTCAGCAGATCGTCGACGCGCTGGTCAAACGGCTGGCACGCCCGATCGCCAAAGCGGTCCGCGACTCCCGCATCGCGCCACAGGAATTCGACAGTGTCATCCTGGTCGGGGGAGCAACGCGAATGGAAGCCGTCCGCGGATTTATTCGCGAGTTTTTCGGCGTCGAACCGCTGTGCACGCATAACCCGGACGAAGTGGTAGCTCTGGGAGCTGCCGTGCAGGCCGCTCTGATTCAGGACGACCGCGCAGTCGAAGATATGGTCATGACGGATGTCTGTCCCTTTACGCTGGGCACTGAAGTTATCAAAGAATTCGGACGCCGCCAGGTGAATGGTTACTATCTGCCGATCATCCATCGCAATACGACGATCCCGGTCTCACGTGAAGAAGTTGTAGGCACAGTCGAACCCAATCAGCGCGAGATGACCATCAACATCTACCAGGGTGAAGGCCGCAAGGTCGAAGACAATCTCTTCCTGGGCACCTTGAAAGTCAAAGGAATCCCGCCAGGACCCTCAGGCAAGCCGGTGCACCTCCGCTTCACATACGACTTGAACGGCATCCTTGAAGTGGAAGCCTATATTCCCGAGACCGGTACGAAGTTCAAAACCGTGCTGACCCAGCATGCGAAACTGACATCCAAATCCGAGATTGATGCCGCCGTCAAAAAACTGCAGAAGCTCAAATTTTATCCGCGAGATGACGTCAAGAACCAGCATCTGGTGCGATATGCCGAACGGGTGATTGGTGAAGTCAGCCCGTTTCAGCGTGATGAACTAGAATCATCCATCGACTTCTTCGAGCAGGCTATGGCTTCGGGAGATCGTGATTTTTTTGAACAGGCAAAGCAGAACCTGCTGACCTCACTGGCAGCACTCGGGTTCTGTTACGATGAGGATGATCAGGAATTTCAGGTATGA